A single Mercenaria mercenaria strain notata chromosome 9, MADL_Memer_1, whole genome shotgun sequence DNA region contains:
- the LOC123548009 gene encoding uncharacterized protein LOC123548009, with the protein MNDKYLIIQLFLFMVIKQISSSRHWRCPQDNIFQHNLCDDPAHPQTTFSLTNEVCNISRGFKRNLRRNTMRMIDLLENEITNFGMEYIKWEYNIQQLQRENLTNILGIETVNEFESDNSITTIYMKMARFLRLFHKLWCLHSARAEQQCILPFSNTTFLMLKNRVLGKWWSVQNKCGEQFDHHHCETTVPEFSNNDLGCVDIRNIVYILLRDARSLLIESFSVVDQIPVVDQI; encoded by the exons atgaacgacaaatatttaattattcaaCTATTTCTTTTTATGGTTATCAAACAAA tttcttcATCACGCCATTGGAGATGTCCGCAAGATAATATTTTTCAGCACAATCTTTGCGACGATCCAGCACATCCTCAAACAACGTTCTCCCTAACGAATGAAGTTTGCAACATTTCTAGAGGCTTCAAAAGGAATTTGAGAAGAAATACGATGCGAATGATcgatttattagaaaacgaaattACGAATTTT ggTATGGAATATATTAAATGGGAATATAATATACAACAACTGCAACGTGAAAATTTGACCAACATCCTTGGCATAGAGACTGTGAATGAGTTTGAAAGTGAT AATTCTATAACGACTATTTACATGAAGATGGCGAGATTCCTCCGATTATTTCATAAGCTGTGGTGTCTACATTCAGCAAGAGCTGAGCAGCAGTGTATCTTGCCCTTCTCAAACACGACATTTCTTATGCTTAAGAACAGGGTATTAGGCAAATGGTGGTCTGTGCAAAACAAATGTGGAGAACAATTTGATCATCATCATTGCGAAACAACTGTTCCAGAATTTTCTAATAATGATTTAGGATGTGTAGACATACGTAACATTGTCTATATTCTATTACGGGATGCACGTTCTTTACTTATCGAGTCCTTTTCAGTGGTTGATCAAATACCAGTGGTTGATCAAATATGA
- the LOC123548010 gene encoding uncharacterized protein LOC123548010 — protein sequence MNDYGFCILILLFTIIQHTTSSLTSNRTHHWTCPPSDANFHYNLCSDPIHPHTTFYVGNTDCNLDSGFKNNLRRITLEMSDGLQDEMSNFNAEHVRCEYRLQQLQQKNLTNILRIETSYEFERANSITTVYTKMAKFLRLHHKLWCLYSVRAKQECCLSFTENFRRLKHRLLGKWWIVQNSCGEQIDQNHCEASVQDFTTNDLRCEDLRDIIYILFRDARSLLNESLSVLDQF from the exons atgaacgaCTACGGCTTTTGTATACTTATATTGCTGTTTACGATCATTCAACATA CCACTTCATCGCTGACGAGTAACCGGACACATCACTGGACATGTCCTCCTTCAGATGCTAATTTTCACTACAATCTCTGTTCAGATCCAATACATCCTCACACGACATTTTATGTAGGAAATACAGATTGTAACTTAGATAGTGGCTTCAAAAATAATTTGAGAAGAATAACCCTGGAAATGAGCGATGGTTTACAAGATGAAATGTCAAATTTT AATGCAGAGCACGTCAGATGTGAATATCGTTTGCAACAACTACAACAAAAGAACTTGACAAATATCCTTCGCATAGAAACCTCGTATGAATTTGAAAGAGCT AATTCAATAACAACTGTTTACACGAAGATGGCAAAATTCCTACGATTACATCATAAACTGTGGTGTTTGTATTCAGTAAGAGCAAAACAGGAATGTTGCTTATCCTTCACAGAGAATTTTCGTAGGCTTAAACACAGGCTGTTAGGCAAATGGTGGATTGTGCAGAACAGCTGCGGAGAACAAATTGATCAGAATCATTGCGAAGCCAGTGTTCAAGACTTTACCACTAATGATTTAAGATGTGAGGACCTACGTGATATTATCTATATTCTGTTTAGGGATGCACGTTCCTTACTTAACGAATCACTATCAGTGCTTGATCAATTTTGA